Proteins encoded by one window of Ascochyta rabiei chromosome 1, complete sequence:
- a CDS encoding mRNA decay protein, producing the protein MERPRKRELRELNFRAWDGEQDVFPVQGALDSSMKKNTAFIKRLRTAISASSQSQFVQEIRTLSLHKYLSEIISACYEGLCKLKTPGEIASGVEIVSALHQRFGPTEFTGYIGWYIGRGLATPDKAHLKALSQEVRDREEKERLARQRVLLRIATELWLVGALRSLDDVARPEEAGKNKDNGKLVEGTTKTRTRAENADAEPFPLEVLKDMLGHDREHINLPLVVIFVKAFAWDILGAKTSSAEGRKTVNEDGTTNAEQNEDTSATEDDDQPSKDLPIIASDLQQRFKNILARYFEDVKAHLLRDQKHLAAQGRKNAEAYVKSGEVFEDRQANYEKQMKAQERLITNAQVVADALGVDMPDLKEKDSAANAGDGSIGLIKAGEYLRGRSDGPGIWEDEDERRFYENLIDLKDRVPGILLEEGKKKKIDTDEQVGKRIEAKIETAEKEVTEAVKVADADDQSTAIANKSVGTQVDAVLARLPELNTKDTVDQTAIDFCFLNSKASRNRLIKAVQDIPKGRSDLLPIYSRLIATLGKYMPDVAQGVVAYLDDEFRSLQRRKSKDFLGQVRTQNVRYLAELTKFGVVPEHVIFHCLKVSLDDFSRMNIEIICNLLENCGRYLLRNPDTSPRMASFLETLQRKKSAQVLGQQERMLIENAIYYVNPPERAAIEQKERTPVELFLRKIMYQDLTRRTLDKTVKQIRKMHWEEEEVVNFLRKIFSKPGKIKYSNIHLLAVILGTIHRYHQDFAIAVIDDLLESITFGLELNDFKFNQRRIAEVKFLGELYIYRLVDSPLVFDTLYKLLNYGWQGGYARPDLYNPLDLSDDYFRIRLVCSLLETCGMYYDKGAAKKKLDFFLTYMQYYVCTKDALPMDVEFIVQDAYALVRPQWKLITDLDEASRVFGEAVKQNYQTTATDKPAEPEDEDESASDDDVDGPEDDDVVVPEGEDKSSDEDEEDSEEDEPAKQHLSDDEEEHIVVTRQEEERDPEAEADFDRELAKLMSESADSRKYDRKPVFDVPLPMRRAREAIANPEDGINEIPIPVAPSNTVKFSLLSKRGNKTQTRSIDLPSDSTFAVAMRNKQQAEKEEQQRIKSLVLNYNEARDDVDDTGESPFSYILSPNTNRKRTDTQQVMDKTPNPYAQPRLDKAGNNRSNQRARKLQLSDVNWYGPPSSLQQRCVTKPSTSVTSKP; encoded by the exons ATGGAAAGGCCAAGAAAGC GAGAGCTTCGTGAGCTCAACTTCCGAGCGTGGGATGGCGAGCAAG ATGTCTTCCCTGTGCAGGGTGCCCTCGACTCGTCCATGAAGAAGAACACCGCCTTTATCAAGCGCCTCCGAACCGCCATCAGCGCCTCCTCCCAGTCTCAATTTGTCCAAGAGATCCGCACCCTGTCCCTCCACAAGTACCTCTCCGAGATCATCTCAGCATGCTACGAAGGCCTCTGCAAGCTCAAGACCCCTGGGGAGATTGCCTCAGGTGTTGAGATCGTCAGTGCACTCCACCAGCGCTTCGGTCCTACGGAGTTCACGGGGTACATTGGCTGGTACATTGGAAGGGGGCTTGCAACTCCAGACAAAGCGCACTTGAAAGCGCTGTCACAAGAGGTACGCGACcgagaagagaaggagcgCTTGGCTCGTCAACGTGTGCTTCTGCGCATAGCCACCGAACTATGGCTGGTAGGGGCTTTGCGAAGCCTGGATGACGTTGCTCGTCCTGAAGAGGCCGGCAAGAATAAGGATAATGGAAAGCTCGTGGAAGGAACTACCAAGACCAGGACCCGTGCAGAGAACGCTGATGCAGAGCCATTTCCACTGGAAGTACTCAAGGACATGCTTGGCCACGACCGCGAGCATATCAACCTTCCCTTGGTGGTCATCTTCGTGAAAGCGTTTGCCTGGGACATTCTCGGGGCAAAGACGTCATCTGCAGAGGGTCGCAAGACGGTCAACGAAGACGGTACGACCAACGCAGAGCAGAATGAGGACACTTCCGCGACCGAAGACGACGATCAGCCTAGCAAAGACCTACCCATCATCGCATCTGACCTCCAACAGCGGTTCAAAAACATCCTCGCACGCTATTTTGAAGACGTGAAGGCACATCTGCTGCGAGACCAAAAGCACTTGGCTGCACAGGGTCGCAAGAACGCTGAAGCTTACGTAAAGTCCGGAGAAGTCTTCGAAGATCGTCAAGCAAACTACGAGAAGCAGATGAAGGCGCAAGAGCGGTTGATCACAAACGCTCAGGTTGTGGCTGATGCACTGGGTGTGGACATGCCCGATCTGAAGGAGAAAGACAGTGCCGCAAATGCCGGAGATGGATCCATTGGTCTCATCAAGGCTGGGGAGTACCTGCGTGGTCGTAGTGACGGACCAGGAATATGGGAAGATGAGGACGAGCGCCGCTTCTACGAAAACCTGATCGACTTGAAGGACCGAGTTCCTGGTATTCTGCTCGAGGAGGGTAAGAAGAAAAAGATCGACACCGACGAGCAGGTTGGCAAGCGAATCGAGGCAAAGATAGAGACTGCCGAGAAAGAGGTTACAGAAGCAGTAAAAGTCGCAGACGCCGATGATCAGTCTACCGCCATCGCGAACAAGTCTGTTGGAACGCAGGTAGATGCAGTTCTTGCCCGCCTACCTGAGCTCAACACCAAGGACACAGTGGACCAGACCGCAATTGACTTCTGTTTTCTCAACTCCAAAGCATCGCGCAACCGTCTTATCAAAGCTGTTCAGGACATTCCCAAGGGTCGCTCTGATTTGCTGCCAATTTACTCGAGACTCATTGCGACTCTCGGCAAATACATGCCCGATGTTGCTCAGGGTGTTGTTGCATACCTGGACGACGAGTTTCGAAGCTTGCAGCGCCGCAAGTCCAAAGACTTCCTGGGACAGGTGCGGACACAAAACGTACGCTATCTTGCAGAGTTGACCAAATTCGGTGTTGTTCCAGAGCACGTCATTTTCCACTGTCTCAAAGTCAGCCTGGACGACTTCTCAAGGATGAATATCGAGATCATCTGCAACCTACTCGAAAACTGTGGACGATATCTCCTCCGCAATCCAGATACATCGCCTCGCATGGCTTCGTTCCTTGAAACACTCCAGCGTAAGAAGAGTGCTCAGGTGCTTGGCCAGCAGGAGCGCATGTTGATCGAGAACGCAATCTATTACGTCAACCCGCCAGAGCGCGCAGCTATCGAGCAAAAAGAGCGAACACCAGTCGAGCTATTCTTGCGCAAGATCATGTATCAGGACCTGACCCGCCGCACCCTGGATAAGACTGTCAAGCAGATTCGCAAGATGCACtgggaagaagaagaagtcgtCAATTTCCTACGTAAAATCTTCTCCAAACCTGGCAAGATCAAGTACAGCAACATCCATCTGTTAGCTGTCATCCTCGGCACAATCCACCGCTACCACCAGGACTTTGCCATTGCTGTCATCGACGATCTTCTGGAGTCTATCACATTTGGTCTTGAGCTGAACGACTTCAAGTTCAATCAGCGCAGGATTGCAGAGGTCAAGTTCCTCGGCGAGTTGTACATTTACCGACTTGTCGACTCACCACTTGTCTTTGACACACTGTACAAACTGCTCAACTACGGGTGGCAGGGTGGGTACGCTCGTCCTGACCTATACAATCCTTTGGACCTCTCGGACGACTATTTCCGCATTCGCCTGGTTTGCAGCCTTCTCGAGACATGTGGCATGTACTATGACAAGGGTGcagctaagaagaagctcgaCTTCTTTCTCACGTATATGCAGTATTACGTCTGCACCAAAGATGCTCTCCCGATGGACGTGGAGTTTATTGTGCAGGATGCTTATGCTCTTGTGCGACCACAGTGGAAGCTAATTACTGATCTGGACGAAGCGTCTCGCGTCTTTGGCGAGGCCGTCAAGCAGAACTACCAGACAACAGCAACTGACAAGCCTGCTGAACctgaagacgaagacgaatCTGCTTCTGACGATGATGTAGATGGCCCCGAAGATGACGATGTCGTTGTGCCTGAAGGCGAAGACAAGTCGTCTGACGAAGATGAGGAGGATTCCGAAGAGGATGAGCCTGCCAAGCAACACCTCTCTGATGATGAGGAAGAGCACATTGTTGTGACACgtcaagaagaagagcgcGACCCCGAAGCTGAAGCTGACTTCGATCGAGAACTCGCCAAGCTCATGTCAGAGAGCGCTGATTCCCGCAAGTACGACCGCAAGCCCGTCTTCGACGTCCCGCTACCGATGCGCCGCGCTCGTGAGGCAATCGCTAACCCCGAGGACGGCATAAACGAAATACCAATTCCGGTTGCACCGTCTAACACAGTCAAGTTCTCACTCCTCAGCAAGCGCGGAAACAAGACGCAGACCCGATCAATTGACCTGCCTTCTGACTCCACGTTTGCTGTTGCCATGCGTAACAAGCAACAAGCCGAGAAAGAGGAGCAGCAACGCATCAAGAGCCTCGTTCTGAACTACAACGAGGCTCGCGATGATGTTGACGATACTGGTGAATCGCCATTCTCTTACATCCTCTCGCCTAATACCAATAGAAAACGTACTGATACTCAGCAAGTTATGGACAAGACCCCGAATCCGTATGCACAGCCGCGTCTCGACAAAGCCGGCAACAATCGCAGCAACCAGCGTGCCAGAAAGCTACAGCTTAGCGATGTCAATTGGTATGGCCCCCCTTCGTCTCTTCAGCAGAGGTGTGTTACGAAGCCGTCAACGTCGGTTACATCAAAGCCATAG
- a CDS encoding Chitin synthase, giving the protein MSFVNNSRMSVYSTASTGANAPRAATSSTTTLLKALNSAFQHGAPYSLEPSTSLVVNTWANAKTMENGRVGGAVDLELVRKAYEHARRRVEDGTVVLSSLHESTPSLFAPTISGLPVSLPDSFYVALEALKPLTHCVTPQNPSTPRYSALAAVFTIDVLGECRGAEIKLSTAGLDTRQGLLQVPAHAGYRAFDVFYYLNSSSASKQERDILDIQSLDKYSLLNRSGTYDPPSFLPDADDAAAAEDFRNNLKSIGIKGQKLRDVISSLAALLKLGNTLDYFLDEEKLDAACQDCGSLLDISPDMFKQQLGSNEREVAIGGIYEAIVDYVLTQANATIKNDIRKARTGFSSTDSDGSQPGAMTPESEVDGMDLVNITIVEIPNRAVGKAIALRTVFDDTEGINAEMKADGVQVVSAGNSVLESMKDAVQSCEADLGIDGAALRELESELERREAILEKIGIDVEEGNFVKKLLYPVPQSGIVLGKHNRLDLPMTVASSRVWFQLAIHPTDVIPTSVTQHLNSTWQAGVVSRQLREWRLPEWANRRNRFLDFTADFDVHEFYERYAALGCMDGRDGITNWTLQRGWSNGEVVVGNERIWMREGTWWEAESQLEQMNGNQGMNAGMLGGMVGAGGLESGYPAQAPPSMAGSGFFPPLPEQQPQNPFQSTPSLVLPADAKSVAPTTVTVPMTAAGDYGLGGKGDESKGVTYYDAETGGNSMVTEMPITATRRMWIAFVWAVTFFIPSPLLKWVGRMKRPDVRMAWREKFVLVLLILLLNGAIVFYIVAFGKLLCPNKDKVWKRTEVATHQGENDYYVSHHGVVYDLTSFWKKQHSDSNTEATRTNMIEFAGFDMDPYIMPPLYLACPNLIANNTLNRQMYLTSNTTITNSLGVHKSGSQTNLADSAALKNDDWYPNVFLPAIKEFRKGDLVWESKAIKDEGENQDHMWFTFGNDVYDLTDYFKTLDIMNDGAQYQFLDPKLTDLVKSKAGTDLKEDFENDLNATAQAYNLQCLQNAFYVGKTDFRDTPKCKVNDYILLAVTIVLCTVIVIKFLAALQLGSRKRPANQDKFVICQVPAYTEGEDHIRKGLDSLTALAYDNKRKLICVVCDGMIVGGGNDRPTPKIVLDILGVDPKVDPPALPFWSVGEGSQQLNYGKVYSGLYEFEGNVVPYLVVVKMGKESEQSKSKPGNRGKRDSQILLMSFLNRVHHRAQMNPLELEMFHQINNIIGVDPELYEYLLMVDADTMVRPDSLNRLVASCANDSKIAGICGETSLENEEKSWWTMIQVYEYYISHHLAKAFESLFGSVTCLPGCFSMYRLRTADKGKPLIISDAVIKDYADCVVDTLHKKNLLSLGEDRYLTTLMTKHFPTMSYKFIPDAYALTAAPETWSILLSQRRRWINSTIHNLAELVFLKDLCGFCCFSMRFVVFIDLFGTLVLPSICAYLVYLIYLVASHTGQFPLISIIMLAGTYGLQALIFIIKRQWQHIGWMVIYLMAFPIYSLVLPLYSFWKQDDFSWGNTRVVIGEKGQKKAVLTEDEGFDPKSIPMMRWDEYAERNELPGRRGLPGQTSEKGGFSAYEDDTYEMNDMQSVYSSVKPASTIMSNMHHISHMPPQSPGPYQGMQTRQSTYSNFSRYQDHPHQNQNAHQSRLMSMGGMSDQYDASPYGNRPNVGGFQSSDNLMASTPPIRGRSPLGYGQSRPGSTVNFQSMMNGPSDATIVQVVRTCLNEGDLDSMTKKQLVALAEQRLQTQLTGERKIFLNQTIDTELALMG; this is encoded by the exons ATGAGCTTCGTCAACAACTCGCGCATGAGCGTCTACTCGACTGCGTCCACGGGGGCAAATGCACCACGTGCCGCCACGTCGTCTACCACAACCTTGCTTAAAGCGCTCAACTCGGCATTTCAACATGGCGCACCGTACAGCCTCGAACCCAGCACGAGTCTGGTTGTCAACACTTGGGCCAATGCCAAGACCATGGAGAACGGCCGCGTCGGTGGCGCTGTCGACCTTGAGCTTGTCCGAAAGGCATACGAGCACGCCCGCCGACGAGTTGAGGACGGTACCGTTGTGCTGAG CTCTCTCCATGAATCTACCCCCTCGTTATTTGCGCCCACAATCTCAGGGCTTCCCGTATCTCTCCCAGACAGCTTTTACGTCGCACTCGAGGCCCTCAAGCCCTTGACACACTGCGTCACACCACAGAACCCTTCCACGCCACGCTACTCTGCACTCGCAGCTGTCTTCACAATTGACGTTCTCGGCGAGTGCAGGGGGGCTGAGATCAAGCTATCCACCGCTGGACTTGATACGAGGCAAGGCCTCCTCCAAGTTCCTGCACACGCCGGCTACCGCGCATTCGACGTCTTCTACTACCTGAACTCGAGCTCGGCTAGCAAGCAGGAGAGAGATATCCTCGACATTCAATCCCTCGACAAGTACTCTCTCCTCAATCGCTCCGGTACATACGACCCCCCCTCGTTTCTCCCGGACGCCGATGATGCTGCAGCAGCCGAAGACTTCCGCAACAACCTAAAAAGCATTGGTATCAAGGGGCAGAAGCTGCGTGACGTGATCAGCTCCCTGGCTGCATTGCTAAAGCTGGGCAACACATTGGACTACTTCCTCGACGAGGAAAAATTGGATGCAGCGTGCCAGGACTGTGGCTCTCTTCTTGACATCTCGCCCGACATGTTCAAGCAGCAGCTTGGCTCAAATGAGCGGGAAGTTGCCATTGGCGGTATCTACGAGGCCATTGTGGATTACGTTCTTACCCAGGCCAATGCTACTATCAAGAACGACATCAGGAAGGCCCGCACTGGTTTCTCCTCGACTGATAGCGATGGAAGCCAGCCTGGTGCCATGACCCCCGAGTCCGAGGTTGACGGCATGGATCTGGTCAACATCACGATTGTCGAGATTCCAAATCGTGCTGTTGGCAAGGCAATCGCTCTTCGAACCGTGTTCGACGACACAGAAGGCATCAATGCAGAAATGAAAGCCGACGGTGTCCAGGTTGTATCAGCAGGTAACTCTGTTCTCGAAAGCATGAAGGATGCTGTTCAGAGCTGTGAGGCTGATCTTGGAATTGATGGTGCTGCACTTCGCGAGCTCGAGTCTGAGCTTGAAAGACGTGAGGCTATTCTCGAAAAGATCGGTATCGATGTCGAGGAGGGCAACTTTGTCAAGAAGCTTCTCTACCCCGTACCGCAGAGTGGCATCGTCCTGGGCAAGCACAACCGTCTCGACCTGCCCATGACCGTCGCGAGCAGTAGAGTATGGTTCCAGCTGGCTATCCACCCCACCGACGTCATACCCACTTCTGTGACACAACATCTCAATTCCACTTGGCAAGCTGGAGTCGTTTCACGCCAGCTTCGTGAGTGGCGCCTGCCAGAGTGGGCGAACCGCCGCAATCGCTTTCTTGACTTCACTGCCGACTTTGACGTACACGAATTCTACGAGCGTTATGCAGCACTCGGTTGCATGGATGGCAGGGATGGCATCACAAACTGGACCCTGCAGCGTGGTTGGAGCAACGGCGAAGTCGTCGTTGGAAACGAGCGCATATGGATGAGGGAAGGCACATGGTGGGAGGCAGAATCCCAGCTTGAGCAGATGAACGGGAACCAGGGCATGAATGCAGGCATGCTTGGCGGTATGGTCGGAGCCGGAGGCCTCGAGAGCGGCTATCCTGCTCAGGCACCTCCCAGCATGGCAGGCAGCGGCTTTTTCCCACCTCTCCCGGAACAACAGCCTCAGAACCCCTTCCAGAGCACGCCTAGCCTGGTTCTGCCCGCAGACGCCAAGTCTGTGGCACCCACGACCGTTACTGTGCCTATGACTGCGGCTGGTGATTACGGTCTCGGTGGCAAGGGTGACGAGAGCAAGGGCGTTACCTACTACGATGCTGAGACCGGCGGCAACTCCATGGTCACCGAGATGCCAATCACAGCTACTCGACGCATGTGGATCGCTTTTGTGTGGGCAGTAACATTCTTCATTCCCTCGCCTCTTCTGAAGTGGGTTGGTCGCATGAAGCGACCGGATGTTCGCATGGCTTGGAGAGAGAAGTTCGTCCTGGTCCTCTTGATCCTTCTTTTGAACGGAGCCATTGTGTTCTACATCGTCGCCTTCGGAAAGCTCCTGTGTCCGAACAAAGACAAGGTCTGGAAACGCACAGAAGTCGCAACTCATCAGGGTGAGAATGACTACTACGTCAGCCATCATGGTGTAGTGTACGACCTCACTTCTTTCTGGAAGAAGCAGCACAGCGATTCAAACACGGAAGCCACTCGAACCAACATGATTGAATTCGCTGGTTTCGACATGGACCCCTACATCATGCCTCCTCTCTATTTGGCCTGCCCAAACCTGATCGCCAACAACACGCTTAACCGACAAATGTACTTGACCTCAAATACTACCATCACCAACTCTCTGGGTGTTCACAAGTCCGGATCGCAGACCAACCTCGCCGACAGCGCAGCTCTGAAAAACGACGATTGGTACCCGAACGTGTTCCTTCCCGCCATCAAGGAGTTCCGTAAAGGTGATCTCGTCTGGGAGTCAAAGGCGATCAAGGACGAGGGCGAGAACCAGGACCACATGTGGTTCACATTCGGCAACGACGTTTACGATCTGACAGATTATTTCAAGACCCTTGACATCATGAATGATGGCGCACAGTACCAGTTCCTGGACCCCAAGTTGACAGATCTCGTAAAGAGCAAGGCCGGAACTGACCTTAAGGAGGACTTCGAGAATGACCTGAACGCCACTGCTCAAGCCTACAACCTCCAGTGTTTGCAGAATGCTTTCTATGTTGGTAAGACCGATTTCCGAGACACCCCGAAGTGCAAAGTCAACGACTACATCTTGCTTGCCGTCACCATCGTGCTCTGCACCGTCATCGTCATCAAGTTCTTGGCCGCGTTGCAGCTCGGATCGCGCAAGCGTCCGGCCAACCAAGACAAGTTTGTCATTTGCCAGGTTCCCGCCTACACAGAAGGAGAGGATCACATTCGTAAGGGTCTCGACTCTCTGACTGCTCTGGCCTATGACAACAAGCGCAAGCTCATATGTGTCGTCTGCGACGGAATGATTGTCGGAGGTGGTAACGACCGCCCAACTCCTAAGATCGTATTGGACATTCTCGGTGTTGACCCAAAGGTTGACCCTCCTGCTTTACCCTTCTGGTCAGTCGGCGAAGGAAGTCAGCAGCTCAACTACGGCAAAGTCTACTCCGGTCTGTACGAGTTCGAAGGCAACGTTGTCCCCTATCTCGTCGTCGTTAAGATGGGCAAAGAGTCTGAGCAATCTAAGAGCAAGCCCGGTAACCGTGGCAAGCGTGACTCTCAGATTCTGCTCATGAGCTTCCTCAACCGTGTCCACCACCGCGCCCAGATGAACCCCCTTGAGCTGGAGATGTTCCACCAGATCAACAACATCATCGGTGTGGATCCAGAGCTTTATGAATACCTCCTCATGGTCGACGCCGATACCATGGTCAGGCCTGATTCTCTCAATCGTCTCGTAGCAAGCTGCGCCAATGACTCTAAGATCGCCGGTATCTGCGGTGAGACGAGTCTGGAGAACGAAGAGAAGTCCTGGTGGACCATGATCCAGGTTTACGAGTACTACATCTCCCATCATCTCGCCAAAGCTTTTGAGAGTTTGTTCGGCAGTGTCACCTGTTTACCCGGATG TTTCAGTATGTACCGTTTGCGAACGGCTGACAAAGGCAAGCCTCTCATCATCTCCGATGCGGTCATCAAGGACTACGCCGATTGTGTTGTCGATACCCTGCACAAGAAGAACTTGCTTTCACTCGGAGAGGATCGTTACTTGACGACACTGATGACAAAGCACTTCCCGACGATGTCCTACAAGTTTATTCCTGATGCCTACGCTCTCACGGCTGCTCCAGAGACATGGAGCATTCTGCTTTCACAGAGACGTCGCTGGATCAACTCAACCATCCACAACCTGGCCGAACTTGTCTTCCTCAAGGACCTCTGCGGTTTCTGCTGTTTCTCCATGCGTTTCGTTGTCTTCATTGATCTGTTCGGTACTCTCGTCCTCCCGTCGATTTGTGCTTACCTTGTATACCTGATCTACTTGGTGGCTTCTCACACTGGACAATTCCCCTTGATCTCGATTATCATGCTCGCTGGTACCTACGGTCTGCAGGCTCTGATCTTCATCATCAAGCGCCAGTGGCAACACATCGGATGGATGGTGATTTACCTCATGGCTTTCCCTATCTACTCCCTGGTTTTGCCTCTCTACTCCTTCTGGAAGCAAGATGACTTCTCGTGGGGTAATACGCGTGTCGTTATTGGTGAGAAGGGTCAGAAGAAGGCGGTGCTCACCGAAGATGAGGGATTCGACCCCAAGTCTATTCCAATGATGCGTTGGGACGAGTATGCCGAGCGGAACGAGCTTCCCGGACGTCGTGGCCTTCCTGGTCAGACGTCGGAGAAGGGCGGTTTCAGTGCGTACGAGGATGACACTTACGAGATGAACGACATGCAATCCGTCTACTCGTCGGTCAAGCCTGCCTCGACCATCATGTCCAACATGCACCACATCTCTCACATGCCGCCTCAGTCTCCAGGCCCCTACCAAGGCATGCAGACGCGCCAATCGACGTACTCGAACTTCTCGCGTTACCAGGATCACCCACATCAGAACCAGAACGCTCATCAGAGCCGTCTCATGTCCATGGGTGGCATGAGCGATCAGTATGATGCGTCGCCGTACGGCAACCGGCCAAACGTGGGTGGGTTCCAGAGCTCGGACAACCTCATGGCGTCGACACCTCCGATCCGTGGACGCAGTCCGCTTGGGTACGGCCAATCGCGCCCGGGCAGCACGGTCAACTTCCAGAGCATGATGAACGGCCCCAGCGACGCAACGATTGTGCAGGTTGTGCGGACATGCCTGAACGAGGGTGATCTCGACTCGATGACCAAGAAGCAGCTTGTGGCGCTCGCCGAGCAGAGGCTGCAGACACAGCTCACTGGCGAGAGGAAGATATTCCTCAACCAGACGATTGACACGGAGCTTGCATTGATGGGCTGA
- a CDS encoding endocytosis defective- protein: MPPNRIEQDEIEKYWEIFSSLSNGGTHLDGVQAAPVLKNSHLRDDQLERVWDLADVDNDGKLDFEEFCVAMRLIFDLINGVSSDVPQSLPDWLVPESKAHLVQATRALSGSQTAFETVDDDDTPGLRDGFDWYMSPSDKSKYEEIYTANRDAHGNISFDSLAGLFDSLDNVPDSDVRFAWNLVNPKARESVAKDATLAFLHILNQRSEGYRVPRSVPPSLRASFEKAHIDYDVNYAGTNRWATSHDESTSTGRKAKFGDAYLTRLGVGDRAANYGARAKGTDFGGRTTEDWEEVRLKKQLKELESKIADVEKEAENRRHGRSKDSTPALVKRELESLLDYKRNVLRDLDNDEGGAVKGLGGIREEIDTVKEQVEGLESHLQRRNDVLEDLRRQIDDEKAR; this comes from the coding sequence ATGCCGCCCAACCGCATCGAACAGGATGAAATCGAAAAGTACTGGGAGATCTTCAGCTCCCTGTCCAACGGGGGCACCCACCTCGACGGCGTGCAGGCCGCGCCGGTGCTCAAGAACTCGCACCTCCGCGACGACCAGCTAGAGCGCGTATGGGACCTCGCCGACGTGGACAACGACGGCAAGCTCGACTTCGAGGAGTTCTGCGTCGCCATGCGCCTCATCTTCGATCTCATCAACGGCGTGTCCTCGGATGTCCCGCAATCGCTGCCCGACTGGCTCGTCCCCGAATCAAAGGCCCACCTCGTCCAGGCCACGCGCGCGCTCTCAGGCTCTCAGACAGCCTTTGAGACggtcgacgacgacgacaccCCCGGTCTGCGCGACGGCTTCGACTGGTACATGAGCCCGAGCGACAAGAGCAAGTACGAGGAAATCTACACGGCGAACCGCGACGCCCACGGCAACATATCCTTCGACTCGCTCGCCGGCCTGTTCGACTCGCTGGACAACGTCCCGGACAGCGACGTGCGCTTTGCATGGAACCTCGTCAACCCCAAAGCCCGCGAGAGCGTAGCCAAGGACGCAACCCTCGCCTTCCTCCACATCCTCAACCAGCGCAGCGAGGGCTACCGCGTGCCCCGCAGCGTTCCACCAAGCTTGCGAGCGAGCTTCGAAAAAGCGCACATCGATTACGACGTCAACTACGCCGGGACAAACCGCTGGGCGACCAGCCACGACGAGAGCACCAGCACAGGGCGAAAAGCAAAGTTTGGCGACGCATACTTGACGCGACTAGGTGTCGGCGACCGCGCAGCCAACTACGGCGCCCGCGCAAAGGGGACCGACTTTGGCGGCCGCACCACAGAAGACTGGGAGGAGGTGCGGCTGAAGAAGCAGCTGAAGGAGCTCGAGTCCAAGATCGCCGACGTGGAGAAAGAAGCCGAAAACCGGCGGCACGGGCGGAGCAAGGACTCAACGCCCGCACTGGTCAAGCGCGAGCTGGAGAGCTTGCTCGACTACAAGAGAAACGTGTTACGGGACCTGGACAATGACGAGGGCGGCGCAGTAAAGGGTTTGGGCGGGATCAGGGAGGAAATCGACACAGTCAAAGAGCAAGTCGAGGGGCTGGAGAGCCATTTGCAGAGGCGCAACGACGTCCTTGAGGATCTGAGGCGGCAGATTGACGACGAGAAGGCGCGGTGA